The DNA segment TTGAATTTATCCAAGTCTTTAGAGAGTTTTGCGTACATTGATCACCAACAGGCTTCCGCTACTTCTGATTTGTTGAAAATAGCAAAAGAAGAAGGGATTAATATTTGGAGTAACTCCATTGATAAACAAACCGAGGAAGTGTTTACCATAGATGCGATTGAACAACGATTCTTATCTTTAAGTCACTTATATCCAAATGTTTTTTCAGAACATCTACAACATGAGCAGAAACTTCTTTTGTATAAAAAGGAACATTGGAAGCTAAGAAAAGATTTTTGTTACCAAATTGAAAGTGAAAACAAAATAGCAATTAAAGTACCAATCCCAAAAATAAGTAAATCACGCCAAAAGAATATCCAAATTTTCATTGGTCGTTGGGTATGTATTTTAACCGAGCTTCGTCAAGAATATCCAGAATTAGAAATTCAATTTGAGATTTTTGGTAAAGATGAAGAAGTAAAAGAATTAGTAAAGAAGGTTTATTAAATGGTCGATTATGACATTATCGTAATTGGGGCAGGTCATGCCGGAATTGAAGCAAGTTTAGCTGTGACCCGTTTAGGAAAAAAGACAGCACTCATCACCATTAACAAAGACAACATTGGAAAAATGCCTTGTAATCCGTCAATCGGTGGTCCAGCTAAAGGAATTGTAACGAGAGAAATCGATGCCTTAGGCGGACAAATGGGCTACACAGCAGATCGAACAGCCTTACAGTTTAAAATGCTGAATTCAGCGAAGGGACCGGGTGTTCGTGCTTTACGTGTGCAATCGGATAAATTAGCGTATTCCACTATGATGAAAGAGCTTTGTTTAAAACAGAAAAACCTAACTGTCGTTGAAGGTTTCGTTGAGCGTTTAATGGTTAAAAACCAAGAAGTGAAGGGCGTGGAACTAAAAGATGGTTCTATTCTTTCCAGTCAGATTGTCATTATGACCACCGGTACTTATATGGCTGGTAAAAATATTATTTCGGATGAGGTAAAAGTGGGTGGTCCTGATTTAGAACCAACCACTAATAACCTATCGGAATCACTTCGCCAAGCGGGGATTCGTACCTTTCGCTTAAAGACGGGAACACCACCGAGAGTATTGACCGGCACCATTGACTTTACGAAAACAAAGCTGGAAACAGGAACCGAAGGTTTCTACCATTTCTCTACCTTAACCAAAGAAAGAGATGTTCGTCCTTTTCAAGAACAAATATCTTGTTATATGACGCATACTGTACCAGAAACTCATGAGATTATTCTGAATAACCTAAATAAGTCCAGTATGTATTCTGGTGTGGTAGAAGGAGTAGGACCGAGATATTGTCCTTCCATTGAAGATAAATTAGTTCGTTTTAAAGACAAAGAGCGACATTTACTGTTTTTAGAGCCGGAATCTCTTTCTTTACCAACCACCTATATTCAAGGTTTTTCCAGTTCCTTGCCAAGAGATATTCAATTTCAAATGGTGCATACTTTACCGGGACTTGAAAACTGTAAAATTGTGAAATACGCTTATGCGATTGAATACGATGCTTTAGATCCAATTCAAATGAAATCCTCGTTTGAATCCAAAGTCATAAAAAACCTATTCACGGCCGGTCAAATCAATGGCACCAGCGGTTATGAAGAAGCGGCGGGACAAGGCTTGTTAGCCGGTATCAATGCTGTGCGTAAATTAGATGAAAAGGAA comes from the Bulleidia sp. zg-1006 genome and includes:
- the mnmG gene encoding tRNA uridine-5-carboxymethylaminomethyl(34) synthesis enzyme MnmG is translated as MVDYDIIVIGAGHAGIEASLAVTRLGKKTALITINKDNIGKMPCNPSIGGPAKGIVTREIDALGGQMGYTADRTALQFKMLNSAKGPGVRALRVQSDKLAYSTMMKELCLKQKNLTVVEGFVERLMVKNQEVKGVELKDGSILSSQIVIMTTGTYMAGKNIISDEVKVGGPDLEPTTNNLSESLRQAGIRTFRLKTGTPPRVLTGTIDFTKTKLETGTEGFYHFSTLTKERDVRPFQEQISCYMTHTVPETHEIILNNLNKSSMYSGVVEGVGPRYCPSIEDKLVRFKDKERHLLFLEPESLSLPTTYIQGFSSSLPRDIQFQMVHTLPGLENCKIVKYAYAIEYDALDPIQMKSSFESKVIKNLFTAGQINGTSGYEEAAGQGLLAGINAVRKLDEKEPIVFSRDQAYIGVLVDDLTTKGTKEPYRLLTSRAEYRLLLRHDNAEERLMGIGHQIGLIPNERYESFLKKQSLLDLKKEELKKALFSMNDARVKEYLSTQGYEDLSFSMNGEDLVKRPRIQTQDLFHLQNKEIDKEIAEKMDIDIKYEGYIAKARREAEKLKAMDNRPLPEDINYDDVLNLSIEGRQKLKDFKPETLGKASRISGVNPADIAVLSMYLKNK